A stretch of Saccharothrix texasensis DNA encodes these proteins:
- a CDS encoding calcium-binding protein has product MRTRQLYPILAAGALVLGGFAGAGVASAAVPCTIGPNVTQNDTTVFGSSGNDTIDCTSANPGKTIYGNGGNDTLTGTAYIDKIYGGDGDDTLTGQVGNDMLYGDLGTDTLNGSAGNDTLSGPGTDAAQDTLNGGDNTDSCGPVGVPPDLRSSCES; this is encoded by the coding sequence ATGCGAACTCGACAGCTGTACCCGATCCTGGCAGCAGGCGCTTTGGTCCTGGGCGGTTTCGCGGGGGCCGGCGTCGCCTCGGCGGCGGTCCCGTGCACCATCGGTCCCAACGTGACGCAGAACGACACCACCGTGTTCGGTTCCAGCGGGAACGACACGATCGACTGCACCAGCGCCAACCCCGGCAAGACCATTTACGGCAACGGAGGCAACGACACCCTCACCGGCACCGCCTACATCGACAAGATCTACGGCGGCGACGGCGACGACACCCTCACCGGCCAGGTCGGGAACGACATGCTCTACGGGGACCTCGGCACGGACACGCTGAACGGTTCCGCGGGCAACGACACGCTCAGCGGTCCGGGCACCGATGCCGCTCAGGACACCCTCAACGGCGGTGACAACACCGATTCCTGCGGACCCGTCGGAGTGCCGCCGGACCTCCGCAGCAGCTGCGAGTCGTAG
- a CDS encoding AfsR/SARP family transcriptional regulator produces the protein MPGGAERLLAFMAMRRRAVGRLSVASSLWADATEGHAYAALRSTLIRMNRACRDTLLVTPSSLELAPGVSVDLREAQALAHRLLEAGPHDAGDLSVESVATLSSELLPLWYDDWLAFEVEDWRQLRLHALEAVVDGLVQARRFGDATAAAGVVVRADPLRESAQTALIRVHLAEGNQSEAVHAFDRFSRLLHVDLGLEPTPQLRDLVGRHVRSQRGGLHR, from the coding sequence GTGCCGGGCGGGGCCGAGCGCCTGCTGGCGTTCATGGCCATGCGCCGGCGGGCGGTGGGGCGACTGTCCGTGGCGAGCTCACTGTGGGCGGACGCCACCGAAGGCCACGCCTACGCGGCCCTGCGGTCGACGTTGATCCGCATGAACCGCGCCTGCCGGGACACGCTGCTGGTCACCCCGTCGAGCTTGGAGCTCGCGCCCGGTGTCTCGGTCGACCTGCGCGAAGCCCAGGCGCTCGCCCATCGCCTGCTCGAAGCCGGTCCGCACGACGCGGGGGACCTGAGCGTCGAGTCGGTCGCCACCCTGTCGTCGGAACTGCTGCCGCTCTGGTACGACGACTGGCTCGCCTTCGAGGTCGAGGACTGGCGTCAGCTCCGGCTCCACGCGTTGGAGGCGGTGGTGGACGGCCTGGTGCAGGCGAGGCGGTTCGGTGACGCCACGGCGGCCGCGGGTGTGGTCGTGCGTGCCGACCCGTTGCGGGAGAGCGCGCAGACCGCCCTCATCCGCGTCCACCTGGCCGAGGGCAACCAGTCGGAGGCGGTGCACGCGTTCGACCGGTTCAGCCGCCTCCTCCACGTGGACCTGGGGCTGGAGCCCACCCCGCAGCTCCGAGACCTGGTCGGACGCCACGTGAGGTCACAGCGCGGCGGGCTTCACCGGTAG